Proteins encoded together in one Prochlorococcus marinus str. MIT 9211 window:
- the psbZ gene encoding photosystem II reaction center protein PsbZ — protein sequence MQIISSVAINALLFASLMLVVGVPVLYMTQSDPADRRNGEIKKIEIIAGVWFHLVLVNGLLSAFV from the coding sequence ATGCAGATCATTAGTTCAGTTGCTATTAACGCACTTCTCTTTGCTTCTTTAATGTTGGTTGTTGGTGTGCCGGTTCTCTATATGACCCAATCTGACCCAGCAGATCGTCGTAACGGAGAAATTAAAAAAATAGAGATTATTGCGGGAGTATGGTTTCACCTCGTTCTCGTAAATGGTTTGCTTTCTGCCTTTGTTTGA
- a CDS encoding fluoride efflux transporter FluC, which yields MFDLSTIAIDLFLVALGSILGAFLRFEILNTFNYKKISKHWLIFTINIISCFLLGLLVALDKRLTTLVYSQLLLFIGVGFLGSFSTFSSFIWEVFDHWKNDDKSQSLLIIASSILGGFVFLLFGYHLGNG from the coding sequence ATGTTTGATTTATCAACTATAGCTATTGATCTTTTTTTAGTTGCTTTAGGCTCTATATTAGGGGCATTCCTTAGATTCGAAATTCTTAATACATTCAATTACAAGAAAATTTCTAAACATTGGTTAATATTTACAATTAATATTATATCTTGTTTTTTATTGGGATTGCTCGTTGCATTAGATAAAAGATTGACAACTTTAGTTTATTCTCAATTATTGTTATTCATTGGGGTAGGATTTTTAGGAAGTTTTAGCACATTTTCATCATTTATTTGGGAAGTATTTGATCATTGGAAAAACGATGATAAGAGCCAGAGCTTATTAATTATAGCTAGTTCAATTTTAGGTGGTTTTGTATTTTTATTGTTTGGTTACCATTTAGGGAATGGTTGA
- the gyrB gene encoding DNA topoisomerase (ATP-hydrolyzing) subunit B, giving the protein MSEDSKVNKVQADYGAEQIQVLEGLEPVRKRPGMYIGSTGPRGLHHLVYEVVDNSVDEALAGHCDEIVVVLCNDGSASITDNGRGIPTDIHPRTGKSALETVLTVLHAGGKFGSGGYKVSGGLHGVGVSVVNALSEWVEVTVRRQNQTHVQRFERGVPVGGLTSKDQPSSQKGVTGTTVCFKPDNQIFTSGIEFEYATLSSRLRELAYLNGGVRIVFRDERKTSLTTEGDPYEEIYFYQGGIKEYVSYINSEKDALHPEIIYVNSEKDGVQVEAALQWCVDAYSDSILGFANNIRTVDGGTHIEGLKTVLTRTLNSFARKRGKRKDGDNNLAGENIREGLTVVLSVKVPEPEFEGQTKTKLGNTEVRGIVDSLVGESLSQYLEFNPSVIDLILEKAIQAFNAAEAARRARELVRRKSVLESSTLPGKLADCSSRDPSESEIYIVEGDSAGGSAKQGRDRKFQAILPLRGKILNIEKTDDSKIYKNTEIQSLITALGLGIKGEEFSSKNLRYHRVVIMTDADVDGAHIRTLLLTFFYRYQKELVEGGYIYIACPPLYKVERGKKHKYCYNESDLKKTIDGFGEKANYTIQRFKGLGEMMPKQLWETTMDPSTRMMKKVEIEDALEADRIFTILMGDKVAPRRQFIETHSVELDLASLDI; this is encoded by the coding sequence ATGAGTGAAGATTCCAAGGTTAATAAAGTCCAGGCCGACTATGGGGCTGAACAGATTCAAGTTCTGGAGGGATTGGAACCTGTTCGTAAAAGACCAGGCATGTATATCGGCTCAACAGGGCCTAGAGGGTTACATCATCTTGTATATGAAGTAGTAGATAACTCTGTCGATGAAGCATTGGCAGGGCATTGTGATGAGATAGTGGTTGTTCTTTGTAATGATGGCTCAGCTTCTATTACGGATAATGGACGAGGTATTCCTACTGATATTCACCCAAGAACAGGTAAAAGTGCTTTAGAGACTGTCCTTACTGTTCTCCACGCAGGAGGCAAATTTGGCAGTGGAGGCTACAAAGTCTCTGGTGGATTGCACGGAGTTGGTGTTTCCGTTGTTAATGCTCTTAGTGAATGGGTGGAAGTTACTGTTAGAAGACAAAATCAGACTCATGTTCAACGTTTTGAAAGAGGAGTTCCGGTAGGCGGTTTAACTTCAAAAGACCAGCCCTCATCTCAGAAAGGAGTTACTGGCACAACAGTTTGTTTTAAGCCCGATAATCAAATCTTTACAAGTGGTATTGAATTTGAGTATGCAACACTCTCTTCAAGACTTAGGGAACTTGCGTATCTCAATGGAGGAGTGCGTATTGTATTTCGTGATGAACGAAAAACTTCTTTAACTACTGAAGGAGATCCATATGAAGAGATTTACTTTTACCAAGGTGGCATTAAAGAATATGTTTCATATATAAATTCAGAAAAAGATGCTTTGCATCCTGAGATAATTTATGTCAATTCAGAAAAAGATGGAGTTCAAGTTGAGGCTGCTTTGCAATGGTGTGTAGATGCTTATTCAGATAGTATTCTTGGATTTGCTAATAATATCCGGACTGTAGATGGTGGAACTCATATAGAGGGTTTAAAGACTGTATTAACTAGAACTCTCAATTCCTTTGCCCGTAAGCGAGGGAAACGTAAAGATGGAGATAACAATCTGGCTGGAGAAAATATCCGAGAAGGGTTAACCGTTGTTTTATCTGTGAAAGTGCCAGAGCCCGAATTTGAAGGACAAACTAAAACGAAATTAGGCAATACAGAAGTACGTGGAATTGTCGATAGCCTGGTAGGTGAATCATTAAGCCAATATCTAGAATTTAATCCTTCTGTAATTGATTTGATTTTAGAGAAAGCAATACAGGCTTTTAATGCTGCTGAAGCTGCTAGACGTGCAAGAGAACTGGTAAGGCGTAAGAGTGTTTTAGAGAGTTCTACTCTTCCTGGGAAGCTTGCAGATTGCAGCTCTAGAGATCCATCAGAATCAGAGATTTATATTGTTGAGGGTGATTCAGCGGGAGGTTCTGCCAAGCAAGGCAGAGATAGGAAATTCCAGGCAATTCTTCCTTTAAGAGGGAAGATTTTAAATATAGAAAAAACAGATGATTCCAAGATTTATAAAAATACTGAAATTCAATCATTAATTACAGCATTAGGTCTTGGAATAAAAGGTGAAGAATTTTCATCCAAGAATCTTAGATATCACCGTGTTGTAATTATGACTGATGCTGATGTAGATGGTGCTCATATTCGTACACTTTTATTGACATTCTTCTATCGCTATCAAAAAGAATTAGTTGAAGGTGGATATATTTACATTGCCTGTCCACCTTTATACAAAGTGGAAAGAGGTAAGAAACACAAGTATTGCTATAACGAATCTGATTTAAAGAAAACTATTGATGGATTTGGAGAAAAGGCTAATTACACAATACAAAGATTTAAGGGTCTAGGTGAAATGATGCCAAAGCAGTTGTGGGAAACAACAATGGATCCATCTACAAGAATGATGAAAAAAGTAGAGATTGAAGATGCCCTAGAGGCGGATAGGATTTTTACTATTCTCATGGGCGATAAGGTTGCTCCAAGACGACAATTTATAGAGACTCATAGTGTTGAACTTGATTTGGCATCCTTAGACATTTGA
- the ribH gene encoding 6,7-dimethyl-8-ribityllumazine synthase, with protein MVSIEGRFNDASNFRIAIVVARFNDLITNKLLSGCIDCLQRHGVDTSESSPQLDIIWVPGSMELPLICQSLASKGKYQVLITLGAVIRGDTPHFEVVINESSKGIASVARENGIPIIYGVLTTDTMQQALERAGIKSNLGWNYALQALEMASLMKALR; from the coding sequence ATGGTTTCAATTGAAGGGCGCTTTAATGATGCGTCTAATTTCCGCATAGCAATCGTCGTCGCACGATTCAACGATCTAATTACTAATAAGCTTTTAAGTGGATGCATTGATTGCCTTCAAAGGCATGGTGTAGATACTTCTGAATCAAGTCCTCAATTAGATATTATTTGGGTGCCTGGTTCAATGGAACTTCCACTAATTTGCCAGTCTTTGGCCTCTAAAGGCAAATACCAAGTATTAATTACTCTTGGAGCAGTTATTCGTGGGGATACTCCACATTTTGAAGTTGTTATAAACGAATCAAGCAAGGGAATTGCTTCAGTTGCTCGAGAAAATGGAATTCCAATTATTTATGGTGTTTTGACCACTGATACGATGCAACAAGCTTTAGAAAGAGCTGGCATCAAAAGCAATCTTGGCTGGAACTATGCATTGCAAGCCCTTGAGATGGCTTCATTAATGAAAGCATTGCGTTGA
- a CDS encoding SH3 domain-containing protein, with amino-acid sequence MKFILKCYWLLLILGIFAPIDLPVGGTVRNNSDLFQFESSDRYFAGDNCYLRASPSLDSPEIRSIALGTPLRILRSWQSEDKKNWIQVEISSFKLLSSSSQLNRGWLNV; translated from the coding sequence ATGAAGTTTATTCTTAAATGTTATTGGCTGTTATTAATTCTTGGAATCTTTGCTCCCATTGATTTGCCTGTAGGCGGAACAGTAAGAAATAATTCTGACTTATTTCAATTCGAATCATCCGACAGATATTTTGCTGGTGATAATTGTTATTTGAGGGCTTCACCTTCTTTAGATTCACCTGAAATAAGATCTATTGCATTAGGAACTCCCTTAAGAATTTTAAGAAGTTGGCAAAGTGAGGATAAGAAAAATTGGATCCAGGTTGAAATATCTTCTTTTAAACTTCTTAGCTCATCTTCGCAATTAAATCGTGGATGGCTGAATGTTTGA
- a CDS encoding fluoride efflux transporter FluC, producing the protein MVENKLVAFERFFFVGSGAVPGALIRWLLNNDLAVNLLGTLVFGIVMGLRVRFRFQLIFCIGFCGACTTFSGWVMETVELVNDGMWLQGISLIMITIIFGIIALFAGFFIGRRIKESISP; encoded by the coding sequence ATGGTTGAAAATAAGTTAGTCGCTTTTGAGCGTTTCTTTTTTGTGGGATCGGGAGCAGTGCCAGGTGCCTTAATAAGATGGCTACTTAACAACGATCTGGCTGTAAATCTTTTAGGAACTCTTGTGTTTGGAATAGTTATGGGATTAAGAGTTAGGTTTCGCTTTCAATTAATTTTTTGTATTGGATTCTGTGGAGCGTGTACTACTTTTAGTGGCTGGGTGATGGAAACTGTGGAATTAGTTAATGATGGTATGTGGTTGCAGGGAATTTCTTTAATAATGATCACAATCATTTTTGGGATAATAGCTTTATTTGCTGGTTTTTTCATTGGAAGAAGAATTAAAGAATCAATCTCCCCCTAA
- a CDS encoding GNAT family N-acetyltransferase, producing the protein MTSLKLIRHAPGAPGLRLLGLGPNLLPSRGLLKLQRLLDKHAFWARNRSYKSLRKLLRKSSVVITIWRDKRIVGFGRATSDGIYRAVLWDIVVAGDLQGQGLGRKVVEALLSSPSIKKAERVYLMTTNSKEFYEQVGFHESSMQSLLIKNP; encoded by the coding sequence ATGACAAGCTTAAAGCTGATCAGACATGCTCCTGGAGCCCCTGGGCTGCGATTACTTGGTTTAGGGCCCAACCTTTTACCCAGCAGAGGGCTTCTTAAACTCCAAAGGCTGCTAGACAAACATGCTTTCTGGGCAAGGAATAGATCATATAAAAGTCTCCGTAAATTATTGAGAAAAAGTAGTGTTGTAATTACAATCTGGCGAGATAAAAGAATCGTTGGTTTTGGTAGAGCGACAAGTGATGGCATATATAGAGCTGTCCTTTGGGACATTGTGGTAGCTGGAGATCTACAAGGGCAAGGACTAGGTAGAAAAGTTGTAGAAGCTCTGCTATCTAGCCCTTCAATCAAGAAAGCAGAACGAGTTTATTTAATGACAACCAATAGCAAAGAGTTCTATGAACAGGTTGGTTTCCATGAATCTTCAATGCAAAGTTTATTGATCAAAAACCCTTAA
- the infC gene encoding translation initiation factor IF-3, translated as MPPRPRFDRRAPVRELPNINDRIKYPQLRVVDADGTQLGVINREAALEVAQERELDLVLVSEKANPPVCRIMNYGKFKFEQEKKAKEAKKKSHQTEVKEVKMRYKIDQHDYEVRINQATRFLKAGDKVKCTVIFRGREIQHTNLAESLLARMAKDLEEQAEVQQTPKREGRNMIMFLTPRKTPLIKNEKEVTTSAKAERTIS; from the coding sequence ATGCCTCCTCGTCCCCGTTTTGACCGTCGTGCTCCCGTCCGCGAGCTTCCCAACATAAATGACCGTATCAAATATCCCCAGCTAAGGGTAGTTGATGCAGATGGGACCCAGCTAGGAGTTATAAATCGAGAGGCAGCCTTAGAAGTCGCCCAAGAAAGAGAGCTTGATCTAGTTCTGGTTAGCGAAAAAGCCAATCCCCCTGTTTGCCGAATTATGAACTACGGCAAATTTAAATTTGAACAAGAAAAAAAAGCTAAGGAAGCAAAGAAAAAATCTCATCAAACCGAAGTAAAAGAAGTAAAAATGCGCTACAAAATTGACCAGCATGACTATGAGGTGCGCATAAATCAAGCCACTCGATTCCTTAAAGCAGGCGATAAAGTTAAATGCACCGTGATTTTTAGAGGGAGAGAAATTCAGCATACGAATCTTGCGGAGTCACTCCTTGCAAGAATGGCAAAAGACCTTGAAGAACAAGCAGAAGTTCAACAAACACCTAAACGAGAAGGGAGAAATATGATCATGTTCTTAACTCCACGAAAGACACCTTTAATAAAAAATGAAAAAGAAGTAACAACTTCTGCAAAAGCTGAACGAACAATTTCATAA
- the miaA gene encoding tRNA (adenosine(37)-N6)-dimethylallyltransferase MiaA, translating into MSSSKPLIIVLLGPTASGKTALGIEIAEHLGLEIHNVDSRQVYMDMDIGTAKPSQEQQKRIRHFLIDLKPPNEKMTMHDFHKTARVSLDNALNKTNVGLLVGGSGLYLKALTSGLCPPSIPPESSFRKQLHDIGQEQCYQLLQSCDPLSAKTIAPSDSVRTTRALEVFYATGQSKTSLQSSKPPPWRLLELGLNPSNLNDRIAQRTENIFQNGLIEETEHLIGKFGKELPLLNTIGYAEASQMIDGKLPLNDAIFQTNKRTKQFAKRQKTWFRGQHNPKWLNEKNPLSEALSLIHNVIR; encoded by the coding sequence ATGTCGTCATCAAAACCACTCATAATTGTTCTCCTTGGACCTACTGCTAGCGGGAAAACTGCACTAGGGATAGAAATAGCTGAGCATCTGGGACTCGAGATACATAATGTTGATTCTCGTCAGGTTTATATGGATATGGACATCGGGACCGCAAAACCATCCCAAGAACAGCAAAAACGTATAAGACATTTCTTGATTGATTTAAAGCCGCCTAATGAAAAAATGACAATGCATGATTTCCATAAAACAGCAAGAGTCAGCTTGGATAATGCATTAAATAAAACAAACGTTGGATTACTTGTTGGTGGAAGTGGTCTGTATCTCAAAGCCTTAACTAGCGGTCTATGCCCTCCATCCATTCCTCCCGAATCAAGTTTTAGGAAACAATTACATGACATTGGTCAAGAGCAGTGTTATCAACTTCTCCAAAGCTGCGACCCACTGAGCGCGAAAACCATTGCTCCATCAGACTCAGTCAGAACAACAAGAGCACTAGAAGTTTTTTATGCAACTGGTCAATCTAAAACTTCCCTTCAATCTTCCAAACCACCTCCCTGGAGGTTATTAGAGCTAGGACTTAATCCAAGTAATCTCAATGATCGCATTGCACAAAGAACAGAAAACATTTTTCAAAACGGTCTTATTGAAGAAACTGAACACCTCATTGGAAAATTTGGAAAGGAATTGCCCTTGCTAAACACTATTGGATATGCAGAGGCATCTCAAATGATTGATGGCAAGCTTCCCTTAAATGACGCCATATTTCAAACAAATAAAAGAACTAAGCAATTTGCAAAAAGACAAAAAACTTGGTTTAGGGGTCAACACAATCCAAAATGGTTAAATGAGAAAAACCCACTTAGTGAAGCTCTCTCTTTGATCCATAACGTTATAAGGTGA
- the cysE gene encoding serine O-acetyltransferase, whose translation MLKAIQSDIAIIKERDPAARGLLEIILCYPGFQALVLHRISHRLWKFGMPLFPRLLSQITRSLTGIEIHPGAKIGKGVFIDHGMGVVIGETTEIGNRCLLYQGVTLGGTGKDEGKRHPTLAENVVIGAGAKVLGAITVGTNTRIGAGSVVVRDVEANSTVVGIPGRVVHQSGVRINPLAHSALPDTEATVIRNLMERIDYLEGQVSSMSNSLKDFNQGSSPNAVLPGEAQNLKDREIIEFLGDEVNDDQ comes from the coding sequence ATGCTTAAAGCCATTCAATCAGACATAGCCATTATAAAAGAGAGAGATCCTGCAGCAAGAGGATTGCTTGAAATCATTCTCTGTTATCCGGGTTTCCAAGCTCTCGTATTGCACAGAATCAGTCATAGGCTTTGGAAGTTTGGCATGCCATTATTCCCTCGCCTACTTAGCCAAATTACTAGGTCCTTAACTGGAATTGAAATTCATCCAGGAGCAAAAATAGGGAAAGGCGTTTTTATTGACCATGGAATGGGAGTAGTTATTGGTGAAACCACAGAAATAGGAAATAGATGTCTTCTCTACCAAGGTGTGACACTTGGAGGCACTGGCAAAGATGAAGGCAAGAGACATCCAACCTTGGCAGAAAATGTAGTAATTGGAGCTGGAGCGAAAGTACTAGGGGCTATAACAGTTGGTACAAACACAAGGATTGGGGCAGGATCAGTTGTAGTAAGAGATGTTGAAGCTAATAGCACAGTTGTGGGAATCCCTGGAAGGGTTGTGCATCAAAGTGGTGTACGAATTAATCCTCTGGCTCACTCAGCGCTACCAGATACTGAAGCAACAGTAATTAGAAATCTTATGGAACGTATTGATTACCTGGAAGGTCAAGTAAGTAGCATGAGTAATTCTTTGAAAGATTTCAATCAAGGGAGTTCACCTAATGCAGTTTTACCTGGAGAAGCCCAAAATCTAAAAGACCGAGAAATTATTGAATTCCTAGGAGATGAAGTTAACGATGATCAATAA
- the secA gene encoding preprotein translocase subunit SecA produces the protein MLKLLLGDPNARKLKRYLPIVSDINLLEEEISPLTDDELRAKTADFRERLAKVSGLEKQRELLDEILPEVFSVVREASKRVLGMRHFDVQLIGGMVLHEGQIAEMKTGEGKTLVATLPSFLNALTGRGVHVVTVNDYLARRDAEWMGQVHRFLGLSVGLIQQDMTPLERRKNYECDITYATNSELGFDYLRDNMASDMSEIVQRKFQFCIIDEVDSILIDEARTPLIISGQIERPQEKYQKAAEVVASLIRAAEMGKDGIDPEGDYEVDEKQRTCTLTDEGFARSEELLKVNDLYDPKDPWAHYITNALKAKELFVKDVNYIVRNGEAVIVDEFTGRVMPGRRWSDGQHQAIEAKEKLNIQSETQTLASITYQNFFLLYPRLAGMTGTAKTEEVEFEKTYQLETTVIPTNRPRSRNDWVDQVYKTEAGKWRAVANETAEVHKKGRPVLVGTTSVEKSELLSSLLAEEQIPHNLLNAKPENVEREAEIVAQAGRAGAVTIATNMAGRGTDIILGGNSDYMARLKLREVLLPKLVKPEDGHKPPVPLQRRSESSGFGEDKDVTTDNSKPLSASSALGTLYPCVLTEDTEKVLIDLERKLVADWGDRALTAIELEDRISTAAEKAPTNDASIQLMRDAISLVKSEYDVVVQKEEVQVREAGGLHVIGTERHESRRVDNQLRGRAGRQGDLGSTRFFLSLGDNLLRIFGGDRVASLMNAFKVDEDMPIESGMLTRSLESAQKKVETYYYDIRKQVFEYDEVMNNQRRAVYSERRRVLDGFGLKKQVIGYGEKTMEEIVYAYVNPDLPSEEWDLAQLVSKVKEFVYLLNDLKPDQLEGLDIDELKAFLQEQLRNAYDLKEAQIEEQKPGLMKEAERFFILQQIDTLWREHLQAMDALRESVGLRGYGQKDPLIEYKNEGYDMFLEMMTNMRRNVIYSMFMFQPAPESDKE, from the coding sequence ATGCTCAAGCTTTTGCTGGGTGACCCCAATGCTCGAAAGCTGAAGCGCTATCTACCTATTGTAAGCGATATCAATCTTTTAGAAGAGGAGATTTCTCCTTTAACAGATGATGAGCTTCGTGCTAAAACTGCTGATTTTAGAGAGCGATTAGCAAAAGTTTCTGGATTGGAAAAACAACGGGAGCTGTTGGATGAGATTCTTCCAGAAGTTTTTTCTGTAGTAAGAGAAGCGAGCAAGAGAGTCTTAGGGATGCGGCATTTTGATGTCCAATTGATTGGAGGGATGGTTTTGCATGAGGGACAAATTGCTGAGATGAAAACAGGAGAGGGAAAAACTTTGGTAGCAACTTTGCCTAGTTTTTTAAATGCTCTTACTGGAAGAGGAGTACACGTTGTTACTGTTAATGACTACTTGGCTCGTCGAGATGCAGAGTGGATGGGACAAGTTCATAGATTCCTTGGCTTATCTGTAGGTTTAATTCAACAGGATATGACTCCTCTAGAAAGGCGCAAAAATTATGAATGTGATATTACATATGCAACTAATTCTGAGCTTGGTTTTGATTACTTAAGAGATAACATGGCTAGTGATATGAGTGAAATTGTTCAAAGAAAATTTCAATTTTGTATCATTGACGAGGTGGATTCTATATTGATTGATGAGGCAAGAACACCTTTAATTATTTCTGGCCAAATTGAGCGTCCACAAGAAAAATATCAAAAAGCTGCAGAAGTAGTCGCTTCTCTTATTAGAGCTGCAGAGATGGGTAAAGATGGAATCGATCCAGAAGGTGATTATGAGGTTGATGAGAAGCAAAGGACTTGCACTTTGACAGATGAAGGGTTTGCTAGATCTGAAGAATTGTTGAAAGTTAATGATTTATATGACCCTAAAGATCCATGGGCTCATTACATCACCAATGCTTTAAAAGCTAAAGAGTTATTTGTTAAAGATGTTAATTATATTGTTAGAAATGGTGAAGCAGTCATTGTTGATGAGTTTACTGGTAGAGTTATGCCTGGTCGAAGATGGAGTGATGGACAACATCAAGCAATAGAGGCTAAAGAGAAATTAAATATTCAGTCTGAGACACAAACTCTTGCTTCAATTACTTATCAAAACTTTTTCTTATTATATCCGCGTTTAGCGGGAATGACAGGTACTGCTAAGACTGAAGAAGTTGAATTTGAAAAAACATATCAACTTGAGACAACTGTAATACCAACAAATCGACCTCGGTCTAGAAACGATTGGGTTGATCAAGTATATAAAACCGAAGCAGGTAAATGGAGAGCTGTTGCTAATGAAACAGCGGAGGTTCATAAGAAAGGTCGACCTGTATTAGTAGGTACTACCAGTGTTGAGAAAAGTGAGCTACTTAGTTCTTTGTTGGCAGAAGAGCAGATACCACATAATTTATTAAATGCGAAGCCTGAAAATGTAGAACGTGAGGCAGAAATTGTTGCTCAGGCAGGAAGAGCAGGCGCAGTAACTATTGCAACCAATATGGCAGGGAGAGGGACAGACATAATTCTTGGTGGTAATAGTGATTACATGGCAAGACTTAAATTAAGAGAAGTTCTTTTGCCTAAGCTTGTTAAACCTGAAGATGGACATAAGCCACCTGTTCCTTTACAACGACGCAGCGAATCATCTGGCTTTGGGGAAGACAAAGATGTTACTACTGATAACAGTAAGCCTCTTAGTGCCTCTAGTGCACTTGGCACATTATATCCATGTGTTCTTACTGAAGATACGGAAAAAGTCCTTATAGATTTGGAGCGTAAATTAGTTGCTGATTGGGGAGATAGAGCATTAACTGCAATTGAGCTAGAGGATCGAATTTCTACCGCTGCAGAAAAAGCTCCGACTAATGATGCATCAATTCAATTAATGAGAGATGCAATTTCATTAGTGAAGTCTGAGTATGATGTTGTTGTTCAGAAAGAAGAAGTGCAAGTTCGTGAAGCTGGAGGACTTCATGTTATTGGTACTGAGCGTCATGAATCGCGCCGAGTAGATAATCAATTGCGAGGCAGAGCTGGCAGGCAAGGTGATCTTGGAAGTACAAGGTTCTTTTTGTCTTTAGGTGATAATTTGCTGCGTATTTTTGGTGGAGATAGAGTTGCTTCTTTGATGAATGCTTTTAAAGTTGATGAAGATATGCCTATTGAATCTGGCATGCTTACTAGGTCTTTAGAAAGTGCTCAAAAGAAGGTTGAGACTTATTATTATGATATAAGGAAACAAGTTTTTGAGTATGATGAAGTAATGAATAATCAACGTCGAGCTGTTTATTCAGAGCGTAGACGAGTTTTAGATGGGTTTGGGCTAAAGAAACAAGTGATTGGTTATGGTGAAAAGACTATGGAAGAAATTGTATATGCTTATGTCAATCCAGATTTGCCTTCTGAAGAATGGGATCTAGCTCAGTTAGTTAGTAAAGTAAAAGAGTTCGTTTATTTATTAAATGATTTAAAACCTGATCAGCTAGAAGGTTTAGATATTGATGAGTTGAAAGCATTTTTACAAGAACAATTACGTAATGCTTATGATCTTAAAGAAGCTCAGATTGAAGAACAAAAACCTGGCTTAATGAAAGAGGCTGAAAGATTCTTCATTCTTCAGCAAATAGATACTTTATGGCGTGAACATTTGCAGGCGATGGATGCTTTGAGGGAATCAGTAGGTCTTAGAGGATATGGTCAAAAAGATCCTTTAATAGAATATAAGAATGAGGGGTATGACATGTTCCTAGAAATGATGACAAATATGCGTAGGAATGTTATTTACTCTATGTTTATGTTTCAACCTGCACCTGAATCCGATAAGGAATAA
- a CDS encoding GntR family transcriptional regulator has product MRFHIQQESDIPASSQLYNQICFAIAARHYPPGHRLPSTRQLAMQTGLHRNTISKVYRQLETDGVVEAIAGSGIYVRDQQKQREVKSASSYRNKGVTDIDQEVRKSVDGLLNAGCTLQQTRELFVQEIDWRLRCGARVLVSTPREDIGASMLIAEELEPNLNVPIEVVPMEELEDVLESSNNGTVVTSRYFIQPLEELAKQHGVRAIAVDLSDFRNELSMLKELRSGSCVGIVSISPGILRAAEVILHSMRGNELLLMTANPDVGSRLLALLRAANYVLCDSPSLPLIEHTLRQNRSQLMRMPQVHCAKNYLSESTIEQLRKEIGLIK; this is encoded by the coding sequence GTGAGATTCCATATCCAGCAGGAGAGTGATATCCCTGCATCAAGCCAACTTTATAATCAGATTTGCTTTGCAATAGCAGCTCGGCACTACCCGCCTGGGCATAGGTTGCCAAGCACACGTCAGCTGGCAATGCAAACCGGATTGCATAGAAACACAATTAGCAAGGTATATAGGCAATTAGAAACTGATGGTGTTGTAGAAGCGATTGCAGGTTCTGGGATCTATGTTCGTGATCAGCAAAAACAACGTGAAGTTAAAAGTGCCTCAAGTTACAGAAACAAAGGGGTTACTGACATTGATCAAGAAGTAAGAAAATCTGTAGATGGACTGCTTAATGCTGGATGCACCTTACAACAAACAAGAGAACTATTTGTTCAGGAAATAGATTGGAGATTAAGGTGTGGAGCAAGGGTTTTAGTCAGTACTCCCAGAGAAGATATAGGTGCTTCAATGTTAATAGCTGAGGAATTAGAGCCAAATTTAAATGTTCCTATTGAAGTAGTGCCTATGGAGGAATTAGAAGATGTTTTAGAAAGCTCCAATAATGGAACAGTTGTGACAAGTCGCTATTTTATCCAACCTCTAGAAGAATTAGCCAAACAGCATGGAGTACGAGCAATAGCAGTAGACCTAAGTGACTTCCGCAATGAACTATCAATGCTTAAAGAATTGCGATCTGGCAGCTGTGTTGGAATTGTAAGTATTAGCCCTGGAATCCTCCGAGCAGCAGAGGTAATTTTGCACAGCATGAGAGGAAATGAATTATTACTAATGACTGCAAATCCTGATGTAGGTAGCCGATTACTTGCCTTGCTGAGAGCTGCTAATTACGTCTTATGTGATAGCCCTAGCCTCCCTCTAATAGAACATACACTAAGACAAAATAGATCACAGTTAATGAGAATGCCTCAAGTTCACTGCGCAAAAAACTATTTAAGTGAATCAACGATAGAGCAACTTCGCAAAGAGATAGGCCTTATTAAATAA